The following DNA comes from Winogradskyella sp. PG-2.
TAATTTTGAGACATCAATAGGAGGAACAACAGCTTCTTTGCAAGAATTTAAAAAGTTGAATCCAATTAAAAGCCCACCACTTGCAAGTGCAGAAGTTCTAATAAAATTCCGTCTACTAAAAGTTATTTTGTTTTGATTTTCCATAATATTTAGTTTAAGACATTTTTTTAGCGGCTAATGCTACTGCTTTTTCTATTCTATTATAACTTGCACATCTACATAGGTTACCGTGCATAGCATTTCTTATTTCTTGATTAGTTGGGCTAGGATTTTCCTTTAAAAAAGAAGAAGCGGTCATTATTTGACCAGCTTGGCAGTAACCACATTGTGGTACATCTAATTCTTTCCAGGCATCTTGCACAGGGTGTAATTTATCATCAGATAAACCCTCAATAGTTGTTATTTCTGAATCTTCTAAGCGAGATGCAGGTAAAAGACAACTTCTAGTTGCCACTCCATCTACGTGAACCGTACACACTCCACATTGACCTATTCCGCAACCAAATTTAGTACCCACTAAATTAAGCTCATCTCTGAGTACCCAAAGTAATGGGGTATCAGAATCTACATAAATACTGACTCTTTTTCCGTTGATTTTTAAATTATAACTTGCCATGAGTTTAATATTTCCTTTAAAGTTAATCTATTTTATTCAGAATTTGAAGAATTTATAAAGTCTTGGTATTGCTCTTTGGTGTCTATATCCATCAACTTTCCATTTTTTATTGAAATTATATTTTCTTTCTGAGTCTTAAAAAAGCTTTTAGCTCCATTATCCCCTTTTAGTTTTAATAAATCATTAAAATATTTTTTAGGAATAAGAGCTGGTACACCCAAAGATGTTTTGTATAAAGACGCTATTATAGTTTTATCATGTTTTGTGTAAGCATCTATAATCTCATTTATATATATACTTTCAATAAATGGCTGATCACCTAACAAAATTAAAACAGCGTCTAAGTTTTCCTCTTCTATATGTTCAATTCCTTTAACTATACTAGAACTTAAGCCCGATTTATATTTTGAATTGAATATAGTATCAACATTATAATTAGAAATAGATTCAGTAATGATTTTTGCATTTGCACCAAGAACGCAATAGACTTTATTAGCGTTAGACAGTAATGCATTTTCTATAGTTACTCCTAAAAGAGTCGTTTTACCAACAGGTAAAAGTTGTTTGCTGGTTCCCATTCGGTTTGAATTACCAGCAGCAAGGATAAGAATTGAAATATTCTGCTTCACGTTAAAATTATAATTACTCATGTTAAAGTTATTTAAAATAATTAGTCTTTGATGAATAAAAATTAAGCAATAGCTTTATTCCGTATTTTTGAAAAAAAAAGATTGAATGTCTATAATTAAAAAATTGCAATGGCGCTATGCTACTAAAAAGTTTGATGCAAATAAGAAGTTATCAAATGAAAAGTTATCAATTATAAAAGAAGCTTTTAATTTAACAGCTTTATCTTATGGTTTACAGACCCTTAAACTAGTTATTGTTGAAAACAAATCAGTTAGAGAGGATTTGGTAAAATTGTCTTATGGACAACGTCAGGTTGTTGATTCATCACATTTATTAGTGCTTTGTATTCAGACAAGAATTGATGAGAATGATGTGAATGAGCATTTTGAAAATATAAAAGACATTAGAAATACACCTGATTCTGTATTAGAAGGCTTCAAATCGCAAATGAAGTCTACTATTGAAAACATGCCGGCAGATAAAAAGGAAGCTTGGGCTACTAAACAAGCATACATAGCATTAGGTAATTTGATGACAGTTTGTGCAGCAGAGAGTATTGATAGTTGTCCGATGGAGGGCTTTATCTCATCAGAATATGATAAAGCATTAAATTTAGAATCTCATGGTTTAAATTCAGTATTGTTACTTCCTGTTGGTTATAGAGCAAATGACGATATGTTTTCTGAATTTAAAAAAGTAAGAAAACAACTTTCTGAAACGATTATAGAATTATAACAATAAAGAACAAACACTTAATTATTACAGTAATTTATGCCAGGATTCGAATTATTTAGTGATTTAGAACGAAAAGAAGTTAATGACGTCTTAGACAATGGTGTTTTAATGCGTTACGGTTTTGATGGAATGCGCAAGGGCCATTGGAAGGCGAAAGAGCTAGAAGCAGAATTGGAAAAAACATTTGATTCTGAGTACGTTCAACTAGTGTCTAGTGGAACTGCAGCAGTTTCAGTCGCTTTAGCATCTGCTGGAGTAGGTGCTGGTGATGAAGTCATTATGCCAACATTCACATTTGTGGCAAGTTTTGAAGCTATAATGATGTTAGGTGCAATTCCTGTTTTAGTAGATATTGATGATACTTTAACATTAGACCCTAAAGCCGTTGAAGCATCTATTTCACCAAAAACAAAAGCTGTTATGGTGGTGCAAATGTGTGGTAGTATGGCAAATATGGATGCATTAAGAACTATTTGTGATAGTCATAATTTGATTTTTGTTGAAGATGCTTGTCAAGCCATTGGAGGAACTTACAAAGGGAAACCACTTGGTAGTATTGCAGATTTAGGTTGTTTTTCATTCGATTTTGTAAAGACTATCACTTGTGGAGAAGGTGGAGCTGTGGTTACAAATAATAGAGACTATTATATTAATGCGGATCATTACAGTGATCATGGTCATGATCATATAGGAAATGATAGAGGAACAGAATCACATCCATTTTTAGGCTATAACTTTAGAATTTCTGAATTGAATGCCGCTGTTGGTTTGGCACAAGTTAGACGTTTGCCAGAGTTTATAGGAATTCAGAAAAGAAACTATACTATTATAAGAGATTCATTATCTAAAATTCCTGAGGTTACTTTTAGAACTGTTCCTATAGGTGGTGAAGAAAGCTATGCGTTTTTAAATTTCTTTTTACCAGATGCTGAATTTGCTCAAAAAGTTTCAACAGCATTTAAAGAAAATGGAGTTGATGTGTGCTGGAATTACTATCAAAACAATTGGCATTACATTAGAAAATGGGATCACCTTAAAGATTTAAAATCTTTGTTTCCAATATCAAAAGAGGTAAAGGAAGGGTTAAAATATTTGCAGACTAAAAAGTTTGAACAATCTGATTATTATATTTCTCGCAATATCTCTTGTTTAATAAAAATGTCTTGGACAGAAGAAGAAGTTAAGTCTCGTTCTGAGAAGATGCTTAAATGCATCAAAAAAATTATCAATGAATAAATGATTTTATGATTGTACAGGTTTTGTATAGGTCTAAAATTATTAGTTATTCTCAATACTTTATAGTTTTATAAAAAATTATTTTTTATGAAACTAAGCTATACTTTATTTAAATTATTTTTAATTTTTAGCCTTTTGATGTTTTCCCAGCAAACTCCAATTGACTTCTCTAGTAGTAATCATAATTTCACAACTTTTAGTAATAGTGGTTTTGCATTCAATGTAAACCCTCAAGATCCAAGCGATGATGTAGGTCAGTTTTTTAATGATGGATCTGAGAATTGGCAAGGTTTTTATATTGATTTAGTTGAACCATTAGATTTAGATACACAAAACCAAATCACATTATCGTTTTATCAGTTTGATCCTAATAATCATGCAATAACGATAAAATTGGAAAATGGGACTAACCCAGATGTTGAAGTTGTTCAAAATAATTCTGGTTCGGGTTGGTCTAATGATATGGTGTTTGATTTCTCTAGCGCGATTTTAAGTGGTGTAGGAACTAATATAAATGCTACTGGTTCTTATAGCAGAATGACTGTTTTTATAGATGGTGGCATAGCGTTATCTGGAACATACTTGATTGACGATATTAATGATGGATCTGCAGCAGTGGATTCCAACGCATTAGATATAATTTACTCAGATTTAGTATGGTCCGATGAATTTGATACAAATGGAGTATTAGATTCAAATAAATGGTTCCACCAAACTCAATTACCTTCTGGTGGAAACTGGTTTAATGGTGAAGAACAACACTATACCAATCGTATTGAAAATTCTTATGTAGATAATGGTTTTTTAAATATTGTAGCTATAAAAGAGAATTTTACAGATCAAGGAGAAACAAAACAATATACTTCTGCAAGACTGAATTCTAAGTTTGCTTTTACACATGGTAGAGTAGATGTTAGAGCACGATTACCTGAAGGTGATGGGACATGGCCAGCTATATGGACATTGGGTAAAAATATTAATGAAGCCGGTGCGTATTGGCAAACACAAGGATTTGGCACTACAGGTTGGCCTGCATGTGGTGAGATAGATATAATGGAGCATGGTTTAGGAGCGACAAATCACGTCAGTAGTGCTTTGCACACACCTTCTAGTTTTGGAAACACTATGAATTTTCAATCATATACACTAAACGATGTAGCTAATGAATTTCATATATACTCCGTTAATTGGTCACCAAATCAAATTACTTTTTTAATTGATAACGTTGGTTTTTACACCTATAATCCTGCTGTTAAAGATAGTAGTACTTGGCCTTTTGATAACGACCAATATTTACTACTCAATATTGCAATGGGAGGTGTTTCGGGAACAATAGATCCGAATTTTACTCAGAGTAGTATGGTTATAGATTATGTAAGAGTCTATCAGAATTCAGTTTTAGGTATTGATGATGAATTTGCAAATAAATTTAGTGTCTATCCAAATCCGGTTAATTCTTTTATTAATATTAAATCTGAAGAACTAGTTGATAGTATTGAACTTTTCAATTCTATAGGTCAATTGGTCAAAGAGAACAGAAAAGAAAACATTAACCAGATAAATGTTGAAGATTTAGAGATTGGATTTTACGTGTTGAAAATATACTCTGGAAACTCTACAATTATCAAAAAAGTTATTATCAATTAGTAATTTCTGTATTCAACTATTTCTAAACCATATCCAATCATACCAACTCGTTTGGTCTGAAGACTGTTAGAAATTAATTTTAGTTTACTGATTTTTAAATCGTGAAGAATTTGTGCTCCAATTCCAAAATCTTTGGTGTCCATACCTAAGCTTGGTGCTTTAACAAGTTTTCCTTCAACTTGATTATCTTTAAGGATAGATAATCTTGTTAATAAGTTCATGGCTTGCGATTGTTGATTAATAAAAATTACAGCACCCTTGCCTTCTTTATTAATAACGTTGAACATGTCGTCTAACTTCTGGTCTGCATTATTAGTTAAAGTTCCTAAAATGTCATTATTAACTAATGTAGCATTAACTCTAGTTAAAATGGCTTCATCAGATTTCCAAGTCCCTTTAGTAAGTGCTATATGTACTTGGTTATTTGTAGTTTGTAAATATGCTCTTAATCTAAACCTACCAAATCGGGTTTCAATATCAAAATCTTCTTTCCTTTCAATTAAAGAATCATATTCCATTCGATAAGCCACAAGGTCTTCTATAGAAACTATTTTTAAATCAAACTTTTTGGCTACTTCTAAAAGCTCAGGTAAACGCGCCATAGTACCATCTTCGTTCATGATTTCAACTATGACTCCTGCAGGTTCAAATCCTGCTAAACGTGCAAAATCAATAGCAGCTTCAGTATGGCCTGTACGTCTTAATACACCACCTTCTTTAGCTATTAACGGGAAAATGTGTCCAGGTCTTCCTAATTCAAAGGCTCTTGTATCTTTATTTACTAATGCCTTAACTGTTTTTGCTCTATCACTGGCAGAAATTCCTGTACTAACACCATTACCTCTAAGATCAACAGAAACAGTAAATGCTGTTTCCATTGGGTCTGTGTTATTCCTAACCATAACATTAAGGTCTAATTCTTTGCAACGGTGCTCTGTAAGCGGAGCACAAATTAAACCACGACCATGAGTTGCCATAAAGTTGATCATCTCTGGTGTTACCATTTCAGCAGCAGCCAAGAAATCACCCTCGTTTTCTCTGTTCTCATCATCTACAACAATTATGATTTTACCTTGACGAATATCTTCAATGGCTTCTTCAATTGTATTTAAACTTGTTGTTTGTTTTAAATTATTGGTAGTCATAACAATAGGTTTGGTTATACAAAGGTACGCTTATTTTATATTCTGAATACAACTCTGATAGAAGTCTTGCCCTATTTTACTTCTCAGAAAAATATATTTTAGAGGATAGAGTGGAAGTGTAAGAAGTAGAATTAAAATATTATTTCCTTTGGCTTTTTGTTCTATAGTCTTATAAAATTTAGAGTAAACAATAGCGTCTACAATCAGATAGATAATAAAGAATATGAAAGCAACAATACTAAGACTTAAAGAGGTTTCTGATAGTGCAGGTAACTTATTGTTTTTAAATACAAAATGTAATCCTAACAGAATGGCACCAATACAAAAAGTGACTAAACTAGTTTTAGAATAGTCTTTATAATCTTTAAGTAATTTTTTAGCTTTAATGAGTTTATCTGGAACATCTAAACCTTCAGTTTTTAAACCTTCAAGTGGGATCTTTCTATGTAATAAATTATGAAGTGCAATTTCTTTTGGTTTTTTATTTATATCGTATTCATCTTGCTTTTTAATAATACTGACCAATTCTTCAACTGAATATTTTTTGTAAAAATTATAAGATTTAGTATCACTTTCTGAAAGTTGAATCTTGCTTTTTGATGCAAATAATCTTTTAAATGGAACTAGTAAAGCATCAAATTGAAATACTCCTTTATCATTAGTAGCTCTTGTAGTTAAATAAATACTTAAAGGAAACATTATTGCAGTAGAAAGCCATGAACCGATTATTGGGTCAAAGCTTCCTTTTTCTGCACTGTTTCTAGCAAAAATACCAAAGAAATGATAGGTTAAGAATAAAACTATGGCTATGACCATTGGTAATCCAAGACCGCCTTTTCTAATTAAAGCTCCAAGTGGTGCACCAACAAAAAATAGAATGATACATGCAAATGCTAATACAAATTTATCATGTAAAGCTATAATGTGTTTATTAAGCCATATGGATTTTGTTTCAAATGATGATTTGTTAGAATCTATAATTTGGAGTGTACTGTTTGCATTATTAATAGCTAAGTTTATAATTTGAGTTTTACTGCCAGTATTAAATAAATCCATGACATTTTCGCCTGTGTAAAGCGTGTCTACGTTTGTGGTATCAATATTTAGGTTTAATGCGGAATATGTACTTCTATTATACAACGTATTAGATAATGCTTTATAATCATCTTTCTTTTCATTATTAAGTGTATCTAGAGCTCTGACTAATTGATTAACATTTAGCATGTTATATCGTCCGCTATGGTTTTTTTCTTCTAATTCATCAGAGTTTAATATTTCTAAATCAACATTTATAATATAATTATCAAAATAGCTTTTTACATGCGGTTTATTTACATTTTTGCGCGCATCCCTATTTACAATTTCTTCGTAATAATTTCCGTTGATTAACTCGAGTTGAAGTATATTAGAATCTGGACTACTCTTAAGCTCACCTTTTTCTGAGGAAATAACTTTATAATTACCAGTTCGTGCTGAACTTTTTTGGTGGATGATTACTTTTTTAAGAAACTGACCTCTATCACCAGTCTTTTCATCTACTTTAATATTGATATTTCCTATCTCATTAAATTGACCTTCTGCAATAGCTAATGCAGGCTTTACTTTAGCAATATTTCGTCTTAAATTATAAAAATTGTATTCTCCCCATGGAATTACATTATTAGCGAAAAAGAAACAGCCGATACCAAGAGCAACAATAAAGACGCTTAGACTTCGCATAGCACGTTGTAGAGAAATACCTGTGGATTTCATGGCAGCAAACTCATAGTTTTCTGCAAAATTCCCAAATACCATTATAGAAGATAAAAGTATGGTTAATGGTACAACCAAAGGAATAAGCTTTGGCATGTAATACAGAATAAATTTTGCAGTAACAGAAACATCTAAGTCTTTACCAGCAAGTTCAGCGATGTACAGCCATATACCTTGCAAAACGAAGATAAACATGAATATAATAAAGACGCTAAAAAACGTCTTTAAGAATGTGATAAGTATGTACCTATCTAATATTTTCAAAATCCTTAGTCAATTTTATTGATAAAGTAATCACTGTATTTACTTTCGTCAAATGTAAATAAGGTTTTTGAAATAGGCTCATCTGTTTTAAAAGAATTAACGGTTAATGTTGTTTTAGTTCCGTTTTTACCTACCTCAATTAAATTGTAGATGTGTTTTGTTGTTGCATCTATACCTAATAATACATGCTTAATTTCAGAATTAGTATCAATAGGGCTCAATTTTACATATTGAATTTTCCTCCCCTTAACATTCTGTATAATATCCATTTTATAAGTATAGCCATCCTCGTAAAAGGATAACATCTTACTAGGTGTAATTGTACTTTCGTCTTCTGTATTATCAGAAGAAATAGTAACCTCTTCATCTTCTGGACTAATAGTATATAAAGTTTTGCCATTAAAAATACGAGTGATACCAAGAATATTAA
Coding sequences within:
- a CDS encoding (2Fe-2S)-binding protein, which gives rise to MASYNLKINGKRVSIYVDSDTPLLWVLRDELNLVGTKFGCGIGQCGVCTVHVDGVATRSCLLPASRLEDSEITTIEGLSDDKLHPVQDAWKELDVPQCGYCQAGQIMTASSFLKENPSPTNQEIRNAMHGNLCRCASYNRIEKAVALAAKKMS
- a CDS encoding nucleotidyltransferase family protein: MSNYNFNVKQNISILILAAGNSNRMGTSKQLLPVGKTTLLGVTIENALLSNANKVYCVLGANAKIITESISNYNVDTIFNSKYKSGLSSSIVKGIEHIEEENLDAVLILLGDQPFIESIYINEIIDAYTKHDKTIIASLYKTSLGVPALIPKKYFNDLLKLKGDNGAKSFFKTQKENIISIKNGKLMDIDTKEQYQDFINSSNSE
- a CDS encoding NAD(P)H-dependent oxidoreductase gives rise to the protein MSIIKKLQWRYATKKFDANKKLSNEKLSIIKEAFNLTALSYGLQTLKLVIVENKSVREDLVKLSYGQRQVVDSSHLLVLCIQTRIDENDVNEHFENIKDIRNTPDSVLEGFKSQMKSTIENMPADKKEAWATKQAYIALGNLMTVCAAESIDSCPMEGFISSEYDKALNLESHGLNSVLLLPVGYRANDDMFSEFKKVRKQLSETIIEL
- a CDS encoding DegT/DnrJ/EryC1/StrS family aminotransferase, producing the protein MPGFELFSDLERKEVNDVLDNGVLMRYGFDGMRKGHWKAKELEAELEKTFDSEYVQLVSSGTAAVSVALASAGVGAGDEVIMPTFTFVASFEAIMMLGAIPVLVDIDDTLTLDPKAVEASISPKTKAVMVVQMCGSMANMDALRTICDSHNLIFVEDACQAIGGTYKGKPLGSIADLGCFSFDFVKTITCGEGGAVVTNNRDYYINADHYSDHGHDHIGNDRGTESHPFLGYNFRISELNAAVGLAQVRRLPEFIGIQKRNYTIIRDSLSKIPEVTFRTVPIGGEESYAFLNFFLPDAEFAQKVSTAFKENGVDVCWNYYQNNWHYIRKWDHLKDLKSLFPISKEVKEGLKYLQTKKFEQSDYYISRNISCLIKMSWTEEEVKSRSEKMLKCIKKIINE
- a CDS encoding family 16 glycosylhydrolase; the encoded protein is MKLSYTLFKLFLIFSLLMFSQQTPIDFSSSNHNFTTFSNSGFAFNVNPQDPSDDVGQFFNDGSENWQGFYIDLVEPLDLDTQNQITLSFYQFDPNNHAITIKLENGTNPDVEVVQNNSGSGWSNDMVFDFSSAILSGVGTNINATGSYSRMTVFIDGGIALSGTYLIDDINDGSAAVDSNALDIIYSDLVWSDEFDTNGVLDSNKWFHQTQLPSGGNWFNGEEQHYTNRIENSYVDNGFLNIVAIKENFTDQGETKQYTSARLNSKFAFTHGRVDVRARLPEGDGTWPAIWTLGKNINEAGAYWQTQGFGTTGWPACGEIDIMEHGLGATNHVSSALHTPSSFGNTMNFQSYTLNDVANEFHIYSVNWSPNQITFLIDNVGFYTYNPAVKDSSTWPFDNDQYLLLNIAMGGVSGTIDPNFTQSSMVIDYVRVYQNSVLGIDDEFANKFSVYPNPVNSFINIKSEELVDSIELFNSIGQLVKENRKENINQINVEDLEIGFYVLKIYSGNSTIIKKVIIN
- the ribB gene encoding 3,4-dihydroxy-2-butanone-4-phosphate synthase produces the protein MTTNNLKQTTSLNTIEEAIEDIRQGKIIIVVDDENRENEGDFLAAAEMVTPEMINFMATHGRGLICAPLTEHRCKELDLNVMVRNNTDPMETAFTVSVDLRGNGVSTGISASDRAKTVKALVNKDTRAFELGRPGHIFPLIAKEGGVLRRTGHTEAAIDFARLAGFEPAGVIVEIMNEDGTMARLPELLEVAKKFDLKIVSIEDLVAYRMEYDSLIERKEDFDIETRFGRFRLRAYLQTTNNQVHIALTKGTWKSDEAILTRVNATLVNNDILGTLTNNADQKLDDMFNVINKEGKGAVIFINQQSQAMNLLTRLSILKDNQVEGKLVKAPSLGMDTKDFGIGAQILHDLKISKLKLISNSLQTKRVGMIGYGLEIVEYRNY
- a CDS encoding LptF/LptG family permease is translated as MKILDRYILITFLKTFFSVFIIFMFIFVLQGIWLYIAELAGKDLDVSVTAKFILYYMPKLIPLVVPLTILLSSIMVFGNFAENYEFAAMKSTGISLQRAMRSLSVFIVALGIGCFFFANNVIPWGEYNFYNLRRNIAKVKPALAIAEGQFNEIGNINIKVDEKTGDRGQFLKKVIIHQKSSARTGNYKVISSEKGELKSSPDSNILQLELINGNYYEEIVNRDARKNVNKPHVKSYFDNYIINVDLEILNSDELEEKNHSGRYNMLNVNQLVRALDTLNNEKKDDYKALSNTLYNRSTYSALNLNIDTTNVDTLYTGENVMDLFNTGSKTQIINLAINNANSTLQIIDSNKSSFETKSIWLNKHIIALHDKFVLAFACIILFFVGAPLGALIRKGGLGLPMVIAIVLFLTYHFFGIFARNSAEKGSFDPIIGSWLSTAIMFPLSIYLTTRATNDKGVFQFDALLVPFKRLFASKSKIQLSESDTKSYNFYKKYSVEELVSIIKKQDEYDINKKPKEIALHNLLHRKIPLEGLKTEGLDVPDKLIKAKKLLKDYKDYSKTSLVTFCIGAILLGLHFVFKNNKLPALSETSLSLSIVAFIFFIIYLIVDAIVYSKFYKTIEQKAKGNNILILLLTLPLYPLKYIFLRSKIGQDFYQSCIQNIK
- a CDS encoding LolA family protein produces the protein MKKLIVIAFFTFGAIGFAQSDAKAEGLLTEVSEKIKAYKNISLDFKYELSNTSENISQETRGDVVIEGEKYKLNILGITRIFNGKTLYTISPEDEEVTISSDNTEDESTITPSKMLSFYEDGYTYKMDIIQNVKGRKIQYVKLSPIDTNSEIKHVLLGIDATTKHIYNLIEVGKNGTKTTLTVNSFKTDEPISKTLFTFDESKYSDYFINKID